In one window of Spartinivicinus marinus DNA:
- a CDS encoding N-acetylmuramoyl-L-alanine amidase — MRLSCLFVLIWLGLGVVSQAATIEGIRVWPAPDNTRLVFDLSGPVEHKVFKLDNPDRLVIDLESASLKASLDKLDVTKTPIKKIRSGRRKTGGLRVVLDLKQPLKPKSFVLKPNNTYGDRLVIDLYEQVKTPIKSVDHVAKTTAPIGQRDVIIAIDAGHGGEDPGAVGFGRLREKDVVLSIARKLAYLLEQEPGFKPVLLRKGDYYIGLRRRTQMAREANADMFISVHADAFKNRRARGASVFALSQRGATSEAARWLASRENNADLIGGVGSVSLDDKDKVLAGVLLDLSMTASLTASLDVGSKVLRRLGGFNRLHKRHVEQAAFVVLKSPDIPSILVETGFISNPTESKKLANKSHQRQLARAIFSGIKEYFEDRPPPGTLLAARVSHTLTRYVIRRGDTLSTIAARHNVSVASIRRANKLAADVIREGQVLQIPN; from the coding sequence ATGAGACTCAGTTGTCTTTTTGTTTTGATTTGGCTTGGCTTGGGGGTAGTAAGCCAAGCAGCAACAATAGAAGGAATTCGGGTTTGGCCTGCACCTGACAACACTCGCCTGGTATTTGACCTGTCAGGTCCTGTCGAGCACAAGGTGTTTAAGCTGGATAATCCAGATCGGCTGGTGATTGATTTAGAGTCAGCCAGCTTGAAAGCATCGCTTGATAAACTGGATGTTACTAAAACACCAATTAAAAAAATCCGCTCAGGTCGACGTAAAACGGGAGGCCTGCGAGTCGTGCTGGACTTAAAGCAGCCACTTAAGCCAAAAAGCTTTGTGTTGAAGCCTAATAATACCTATGGCGATCGACTGGTGATTGATTTGTACGAGCAGGTTAAAACTCCTATCAAATCAGTAGATCATGTGGCTAAAACCACGGCCCCTATTGGTCAGCGAGATGTGATTATTGCCATCGATGCTGGGCATGGTGGTGAAGACCCAGGCGCTGTCGGTTTTGGTCGATTGCGGGAAAAAGACGTGGTGCTTTCAATTGCCAGAAAGTTGGCGTACCTGCTGGAGCAGGAGCCTGGCTTTAAACCTGTACTACTTCGTAAAGGTGACTACTACATCGGACTAAGGCGCAGAACTCAAATGGCCCGAGAGGCCAATGCTGATATGTTTATTTCAGTACATGCGGATGCGTTTAAAAATCGGCGTGCCCGAGGAGCTTCGGTATTTGCATTATCACAACGAGGAGCCACCTCTGAAGCTGCGCGTTGGCTAGCTAGCCGCGAAAATAATGCAGACTTGATTGGGGGTGTAGGTAGTGTCAGCCTGGATGATAAAGATAAAGTGCTAGCAGGGGTGTTGTTAGACCTATCGATGACCGCTAGCTTAACTGCCAGCCTGGATGTAGGCAGCAAGGTGTTAAGGCGTTTGGGTGGTTTTAATCGGCTGCATAAACGGCATGTAGAGCAAGCAGCTTTTGTGGTGCTGAAGTCGCCAGATATTCCTTCTATTTTGGTTGAAACTGGCTTTATCTCGAATCCAACAGAGTCAAAGAAACTAGCTAATAAATCTCATCAGCGACAGTTGGCCAGAGCTATCTTCTCCGGTATTAAAGAATATTTTGAAGATCGCCCACCACCAGGTACACTACTGGCCGCTCGAGTAAGTCACACGCTTACTCGTTATGTCATTCGCAGAGGGGATACCCTTTCTACCATTGCTGCTCGTCACAATGTGTCTGTTGCCAGTATCCGTCGAGCCAATAAATTGGCAGCCGATGTGATTCGTGAAGGGCAAGTGCTGCAAATTCCCAATTAA
- the tsaE gene encoding tRNA (adenosine(37)-N6)-threonylcarbamoyltransferase complex ATPase subunit type 1 TsaE, which translates to MVEDITFLLANEAATVDFGKQLALAADGKGIFYLEGNLGAGKTTLCRGVLQVLGHQGSVKSPTYTLVEPYELANHKVYHFDLYRLGEPEELEFLGVRDYLQDDNLCLIEWPERGEGFLPIADLTVTLSYRSQGRTVRLTAHTEKGHQVCQRITR; encoded by the coding sequence ATGGTTGAAGATATTACATTTCTGCTGGCAAATGAGGCTGCAACCGTTGATTTTGGTAAGCAGCTTGCATTAGCCGCAGATGGTAAAGGAATTTTTTATTTAGAAGGTAATTTAGGGGCTGGAAAAACCACATTGTGTCGAGGTGTGCTGCAAGTACTAGGTCATCAAGGCTCAGTAAAAAGCCCTACTTACACCTTGGTTGAGCCTTATGAGTTAGCCAATCATAAGGTTTACCACTTTGATTTGTATCGGTTAGGGGAGCCTGAAGAGCTGGAGTTCTTGGGGGTAAGAGACTATCTGCAGGATGACAACCTGTGCTTGATTGAGTGGCCAGAAAGAGGTGAAGGCTTTTTACCCATAGCAGACCTTACCGTGACACTGAGCTATCGGAGCCAGGGGCGGACAGTGAGGCTCACTGCTCATACTGAGAAAGGCCATCAGGTTTGCCAAAGAATAACAAGGTGA
- the hflK gene encoding FtsH protease activity modulator HflK — MAWNEPGGNGNDKDPWGNGGNRGNNNQGPPDLDEAFRKLNEKIGSLFGGKGGGQGGRSSGSAAGGIFPIAFVLLAVLYFWSAAFTVDEKEQVVVLRFGEYKETVGPGLHFYFPPIDSKFQENVTELRTYNVRQKMLTEDENIVEVSLSVQYNVSNLKNYVLEIADPISTLEQATQSALRHVVGTSKMHSVLTEGRSIISAEVAERLQAYVNDYKSGLYISKINVESTQPPREVQAAFDDVIRAREDRERVQNKAIAYRNAILPQAKGKSKRITEEAQAYKAEITAKANGETSRFKQVLVEYKKAPEITRSRMYIETIQDVLGETNKVIVDVEGGNNLMYLPLDKLMGANPTAPTSLTGQPVLTQQEMDAIADKVAGQLRKRTSSNRTGGRVAR, encoded by the coding sequence ATGGCCTGGAATGAACCGGGTGGTAACGGAAATGATAAAGATCCCTGGGGCAACGGGGGGAATCGTGGCAATAATAACCAAGGTCCTCCTGATCTGGATGAAGCTTTCCGTAAATTAAATGAAAAAATTGGCAGCCTGTTCGGTGGCAAAGGTGGTGGCCAAGGCGGCAGATCATCTGGCTCTGCTGCGGGTGGTATTTTCCCAATCGCTTTTGTTTTGCTTGCCGTCTTATATTTTTGGAGTGCTGCATTTACTGTGGATGAAAAGGAGCAAGTAGTTGTCTTGCGGTTTGGTGAGTATAAAGAAACCGTAGGGCCAGGCTTGCACTTTTACTTCCCTCCAATTGACTCGAAATTTCAGGAAAATGTAACTGAGCTGCGAACTTACAATGTAAGGCAGAAGATGTTGACTGAAGATGAAAATATCGTCGAAGTCTCTTTGTCGGTTCAATACAATGTTTCCAACCTGAAAAACTATGTGCTGGAAATTGCTGATCCAATCAGTACGCTGGAACAGGCAACTCAAAGTGCCTTACGTCATGTGGTAGGTACTTCAAAAATGCACTCAGTATTAACAGAAGGCCGTAGTATTATTTCTGCTGAAGTGGCTGAAAGACTTCAGGCTTATGTTAATGACTATAAATCGGGCCTTTACATTAGCAAAATCAACGTAGAAAGCACTCAGCCACCAAGAGAAGTGCAAGCTGCTTTTGATGATGTGATTCGTGCTAGGGAAGACCGTGAGCGGGTGCAAAATAAGGCAATTGCTTACCGTAATGCGATTCTTCCTCAGGCAAAAGGTAAAAGTAAGCGGATAACAGAAGAGGCTCAGGCCTATAAAGCTGAAATAACGGCGAAGGCTAATGGTGAAACTTCTCGCTTTAAGCAGGTGCTAGTTGAGTATAAAAAAGCACCAGAAATTACCCGTAGTCGAATGTATATAGAAACGATTCAAGATGTACTAGGTGAAACCAATAAAGTGATTGTTGATGTGGAAGGTGGTAATAACCTGATGTATTTACCGCTAGACAAACTCATGGGAGCTAACCCAACGGCACCTACCTCTCTAACTGGTCAGCCTGTTCTTACTCAGCAAGAGATGGATGCAATAGCTGATAAAGTAGCTGGACAACTACGTAAGCGTACTTCTTCAAATCGAACTGGTGGGAGGGTTGCAAGATGA
- the hfq gene encoding RNA chaperone Hfq: protein MSKGHSLQDPYLNVLRKDRIPVSIYLVNGIKLQGQIESFDQFVILLKNTVSQMVYKHAISTVVPTRAVRLPMQGQEQTGEPGNN from the coding sequence ATGTCAAAAGGGCATTCTCTACAAGACCCTTACTTGAACGTGTTGCGCAAAGATCGTATACCTGTTTCTATTTACTTGGTTAATGGTATTAAGCTGCAAGGACAAATTGAGTCTTTTGATCAGTTTGTTATTTTGCTGAAAAATACTGTCAGCCAGATGGTATATAAACATGCTATTTCTACAGTGGTTCCCACCCGAGCAGTTAGACTGCCAATGCAAGGGCAGGAGCAAACTGGCGAGCCCGGTAATAATTAA
- a CDS encoding DUF2065 domain-containing protein — protein sequence MNFWHELLVAFCLMLVIEGIIPFLYPSRWRDLVAKLATFDDRQLRLAGLVSMLAGTGLLYLINS from the coding sequence ATGAATTTTTGGCACGAGTTATTAGTTGCATTTTGCCTCATGTTGGTCATTGAAGGGATTATTCCTTTTTTGTACCCCAGTCGGTGGCGTGACTTAGTGGCAAAACTAGCAACCTTTGATGACCGCCAATTACGGCTAGCTGGTTTGGTAAGCATGCTAGCTGGGACTGGCTTGTTATATTTAATTAATTCGTAA
- the mutL gene encoding DNA mismatch repair endonuclease MutL — protein sequence MKRIQLLSTRLANQIAAGEVVERPASVAKELLENAVDAGATRVDIEVEQGGIKLLKIRDNGSGIVKDDLPLSLSRHATSKITELEDLEAVASLGFRGEALASISSVSRLTLTSAVKGQSSAWRVQTEGRDMQPVVSPSAHPVGTTVEVRDLFFNTPARRKFLKTEKTEFGHLEEVVKRLALSRFDVSFNLRHNQRTIHQLKAAKTQQEKDRRVAQTCGPDFIENAVCLDVESAGMRLWGWVGLPTYSRSQADLQYFFVNGRVIRDKLVSHAVRQAYRDVLYNGRHPTFVLYLSVDPASVDVNVHPTKHEVRFRDSRTVHNFLFSTLHHALAEVRPGDQLTSASSQPVTDNRLTATSKPAATGASAGEFQEQEQIRFNQPASSQSIFGGQPSMPTQQPTKHQVAEQLAGYGKLAEAADEIIAAQSGPSMESVEANNEPEIPPLGFALAQLKGIYILAENQHGLVLVDMHAAHERITYERMKQSYQAEGIKCQPVLVPESVAVSQREADCAEEFQTLFTSLGFELLRMGPETIVVKAIPSLLKQAHISQLVRDVLSDLIEHGTSDRIQAHINEILATIACHGSVRANRKLTHPEMNALLRDMERTERSGQCNHGRPTWTQLSVAELDKLFLRGR from the coding sequence ATGAAACGAATTCAATTATTAAGTACTCGATTAGCTAACCAGATCGCGGCTGGTGAGGTGGTAGAAAGGCCTGCATCGGTTGCTAAAGAACTGTTGGAAAATGCTGTTGATGCAGGTGCAACTCGTGTTGATATTGAAGTTGAGCAGGGTGGAATCAAACTGCTGAAAATCCGTGATAATGGCTCTGGCATCGTAAAAGACGATTTACCTCTGTCGTTAAGTCGTCACGCTACCAGTAAAATTACTGAGCTAGAAGACCTTGAGGCTGTTGCTAGTTTGGGGTTTAGGGGAGAAGCGTTGGCGAGTATCAGTTCGGTTTCTCGACTGACATTAACGTCTGCAGTTAAAGGCCAGTCTAGTGCCTGGCGGGTGCAAACCGAAGGGCGAGACATGCAGCCAGTGGTGTCTCCTTCTGCTCATCCAGTAGGTACGACGGTTGAGGTCAGGGATTTATTTTTTAATACGCCTGCCAGGCGTAAATTTCTTAAAACGGAAAAAACAGAGTTTGGTCACCTGGAAGAAGTTGTAAAGCGACTGGCCTTAAGCCGCTTTGATGTTAGTTTTAATTTGCGTCATAACCAGCGCACTATTCATCAGTTAAAAGCAGCAAAAACGCAGCAAGAAAAAGATCGGCGAGTAGCCCAAACCTGTGGTCCAGATTTTATTGAAAATGCGGTTTGTCTGGATGTTGAGTCGGCTGGTATGAGGCTTTGGGGCTGGGTGGGGTTACCTACCTATTCACGCAGCCAGGCAGACTTGCAGTATTTCTTTGTTAATGGTCGGGTGATTCGTGACAAGCTGGTAAGTCATGCTGTGAGACAGGCTTATCGAGATGTACTCTATAATGGCCGGCATCCAACGTTTGTATTGTATTTAAGCGTTGACCCAGCCTCTGTTGATGTCAATGTTCATCCCACCAAGCATGAAGTGCGATTTCGAGATAGCCGCACTGTCCATAACTTTTTGTTTAGTACCTTGCACCATGCCCTAGCAGAGGTACGTCCCGGTGATCAGCTGACTTCAGCATCATCTCAGCCAGTAACTGATAACCGCTTGACTGCTACAAGTAAGCCTGCTGCTACAGGTGCATCTGCGGGTGAGTTTCAAGAGCAAGAGCAAATACGCTTTAATCAGCCTGCTAGTAGTCAGTCTATTTTTGGTGGTCAGCCCAGTATGCCAACTCAGCAGCCAACCAAACATCAGGTTGCTGAGCAGCTGGCCGGTTATGGCAAACTGGCTGAGGCAGCCGATGAAATTATTGCAGCCCAGTCGGGCCCTTCGATGGAGTCAGTAGAGGCTAATAACGAGCCTGAAATACCTCCGCTGGGCTTTGCGTTAGCGCAGCTAAAAGGTATCTATATATTGGCTGAAAACCAGCATGGGTTGGTGCTGGTAGATATGCATGCGGCTCATGAGCGAATTACTTATGAGCGAATGAAACAGTCTTATCAAGCGGAAGGAATTAAGTGTCAGCCGGTGCTGGTGCCGGAGTCTGTAGCAGTGAGCCAGCGAGAAGCAGACTGTGCCGAGGAATTTCAAACATTATTTACCAGCCTGGGCTTCGAACTATTACGAATGGGGCCTGAAACTATAGTAGTTAAAGCCATCCCCTCGCTGTTAAAACAAGCCCATATCAGCCAGCTGGTTCGTGATGTGTTGTCTGACTTAATAGAACATGGCACCAGTGATCGCATTCAGGCACATATTAATGAAATTTTGGCGACAATAGCCTGTCATGGCTCCGTGCGCGCTAACCGTAAACTCACTCATCCAGAGATGAATGCATTGCTTCGTGATATGGAGCGAACTGAGCGAAGTGGTCAATGTAATCACGGCCGACCTACCTGGACACAACTCTCTGTAGCCGAGCTGGATAAACTGTTTTTAAGGGGCCGATAA
- the hflC gene encoding protease modulator HflC: MTGKSLATIIIALAIVIVGWESAYIVSERERAVVLRFGQVKNPDVPAGLHFKAPFIDKVKLFDGRLLTLDAAQERFFTQEKKALVVDSFVKWRIADVQRFYTATSGNIIQANRLLSQLIESGLRNLIAQCELKEVVSGKSNIKKRSRFKCAQETLVLDDSAVQLAAGVEIAKTAVQKAAAKAAASAAEEEPEDLRDKLIFSIKKSLNEQVQIKEKYGIEIVDVRFKRIDLPEQVSDSVYERMITEREKEAQEIRSFGKQKAEEIRAEADRERRELLAKAYQIAEQLRGEGDQEAAAVYAEAYGSDQEFYNFYRSLQAYRQAFKQQGDIMVLKPESDFFKYLKTPHAITNTSSAENNQ; encoded by the coding sequence ATGACAGGTAAAAGCTTAGCAACCATTATTATTGCCTTAGCTATTGTTATTGTTGGCTGGGAATCAGCTTATATTGTCAGCGAGCGTGAGCGGGCAGTGGTGCTACGGTTTGGTCAGGTTAAAAACCCTGATGTGCCAGCAGGCCTCCACTTTAAAGCGCCATTTATTGACAAGGTGAAACTCTTTGATGGCCGGTTACTAACGTTAGATGCAGCTCAAGAACGCTTTTTTACTCAGGAAAAAAAGGCGCTAGTTGTTGACTCTTTTGTAAAGTGGCGAATAGCTGATGTACAGCGTTTTTATACAGCAACATCAGGCAACATTATTCAAGCCAATCGGCTACTGTCACAGCTAATTGAATCAGGCTTGCGTAACTTGATTGCCCAGTGTGAGCTAAAAGAAGTTGTGTCAGGTAAGTCTAACATTAAGAAACGTTCTCGCTTTAAGTGTGCGCAGGAAACGCTGGTGCTAGATGATAGTGCAGTTCAGCTTGCTGCTGGTGTTGAAATAGCAAAAACGGCTGTACAGAAAGCAGCAGCTAAAGCTGCAGCAAGTGCCGCAGAAGAAGAGCCTGAAGACCTGCGTGACAAGCTGATTTTCAGCATTAAAAAAAGCTTGAATGAACAAGTGCAAATTAAAGAAAAGTATGGCATTGAAATTGTGGATGTGCGCTTTAAGCGAATTGATTTGCCAGAACAGGTGAGTGATTCAGTCTATGAAAGGATGATTACTGAGCGGGAAAAAGAGGCTCAGGAAATTCGTTCATTTGGTAAGCAAAAAGCAGAAGAAATTCGTGCTGAAGCGGATCGTGAGCGTCGTGAACTGTTAGCGAAAGCCTATCAGATTGCTGAACAATTACGAGGTGAAGGTGACCAGGAAGCAGCGGCTGTTTATGCAGAAGCTTATGGCAGTGACCAAGAGTTTTATAACTTTTACCGTAGTTTACAAGCTTACCGTCAGGCCTTTAAGCAGCAAGGCGATATTATGGTGTTAAAGCCTGAAAGTGATTTCTTTAAATATTTGAAAACACCTCATGCAATAACAAATACTTCTAGTGCAGAAAATAATCAATAA
- the hflX gene encoding ribosome rescue GTPase HflX has protein sequence MFFERHQGGEQAVLVHPELISDQDREDPREFKELVSSAGANPIAFLTISKQQPNPKYLVGSGKLEEIRQQVKAHEAELVIFNHALSPSQERNLEKELQCRVLDRTGLILDIFAQRARTHEGKLQVELAQLQHMSTRLVRGWTHLERQKGGIGLRGPGETQLETDRRLLRARIKSITKRLEKVRKQRDQGRRARKRAEVPSISFVGYTNAGKSTLFNYLTAADVYAADQLFATLDPTLRRIKVPDLGPVVLADTVGFIRHLPHKLVEAFRATLEETVMADLLVHVVDISDPNYQDNIEQVEAVLKEIGANELPSLQVYNKIDQLSDVQPRVDYNEQGVPTRVWLSAQQGNGTELLVKAIAEHMGDQLIQQTITLTPQQSRLRAQFYELGVVQSESIDAAGNTLVKIRMPKQDYDRLLGRSGLKPEALLSVTH, from the coding sequence TTGTTTTTTGAACGCCATCAAGGTGGCGAACAAGCGGTATTGGTACATCCTGAGTTAATCAGTGACCAAGATAGGGAAGACCCCCGTGAATTTAAAGAGCTAGTTAGCTCTGCGGGGGCGAACCCAATAGCCTTTCTAACTATCTCCAAGCAACAGCCCAACCCAAAATATCTGGTGGGTAGTGGTAAGCTCGAAGAAATTCGCCAGCAAGTTAAAGCCCATGAAGCAGAGCTGGTGATTTTTAATCACGCCTTAAGTCCCTCTCAGGAACGCAATCTGGAAAAAGAATTGCAGTGTCGAGTACTGGATCGTACTGGCCTGATTCTGGATATTTTTGCCCAGCGGGCGCGTACCCATGAAGGTAAGCTACAAGTTGAGCTGGCTCAGCTGCAGCATATGAGTACACGCTTAGTAAGAGGTTGGACTCACTTAGAAAGACAGAAAGGTGGGATCGGTTTACGTGGGCCTGGTGAAACTCAGTTAGAAACAGACCGACGCTTGCTTCGTGCACGAATTAAGTCAATTACTAAACGCTTGGAAAAAGTGCGAAAACAGCGTGACCAAGGGCGTCGAGCCCGCAAGCGGGCAGAAGTGCCAAGTATCTCCTTTGTAGGTTATACCAACGCTGGTAAATCAACGCTATTTAATTATTTAACGGCAGCTGATGTCTATGCTGCTGATCAGTTATTTGCCACATTGGACCCAACCCTAAGAAGAATAAAAGTACCAGATTTAGGTCCAGTTGTTTTGGCTGATACTGTGGGCTTTATTCGGCATTTGCCGCATAAGCTGGTAGAGGCTTTTAGGGCAACTCTTGAAGAAACGGTAATGGCTGATCTGTTGGTTCATGTCGTTGATATCAGTGACCCAAACTATCAAGACAATATTGAGCAAGTGGAAGCCGTCCTAAAAGAAATTGGTGCCAATGAGTTGCCTAGTCTTCAGGTATACAACAAGATAGACCAATTGTCTGATGTACAGCCACGAGTCGATTATAATGAACAGGGAGTGCCCACCCGGGTTTGGTTGTCTGCTCAACAAGGTAATGGCACTGAGTTATTAGTTAAGGCCATTGCTGAGCATATGGGGGATCAATTAATTCAGCAAACCATTACTTTAACCCCTCAGCAAAGTCGGTTAAGAGCACAGTTTTATGAGTTGGGAGTGGTGCAGTCTGAGTCAATAGATGCAGCTGGCAATACGCTGGTAAAAATCAGAATGCCAAAGCAGGACTACGATAGGTTGTTAGGTCGTTCTGGGTTAAAACCAGAGGCTTTATTGTCAGTAACCCATTAA
- the miaA gene encoding tRNA (adenosine(37)-N6)-dimethylallyltransferase MiaA: MGPTASGKTDLAIDIYKQLPCELISVDSALVYKGMDIGTAKPTPEILAEFPHHLIDIKDPAEPYSAADFRVDAAQLIADIIARKKIPLLVGGTMLYFKALKDGLAEMPAADDVIRQQISAEASQHGWAYIHAQLASVDPESAQRIHPNDPQRLQRALEVYRSSGKTMTQFRREQQFQRQSFPYHVISLAVAPKERKVLHQRIEKRFLQMIDQGFLTEVTALRQRADLNCNLPSIRSVGYRQAWEYLAGELSYEEMIEKGIVATRQLAKRQFTWLRSWPKLHWFDSLDQDLPAQTLKFVEQALI, translated from the coding sequence ATGGGGCCAACGGCATCAGGTAAAACTGATTTGGCGATAGACATTTATAAACAATTACCTTGTGAGTTAATTAGTGTCGACTCGGCACTGGTATACAAAGGGATGGATATTGGTACTGCAAAACCAACACCTGAAATATTAGCTGAGTTTCCCCATCATTTAATTGATATAAAAGACCCGGCTGAACCATATTCTGCAGCCGACTTTCGTGTTGATGCAGCGCAATTAATAGCAGACATAATTGCTAGAAAAAAAATCCCCTTACTGGTGGGTGGCACCATGCTTTATTTTAAAGCGCTTAAAGATGGGCTTGCGGAAATGCCTGCTGCTGATGACGTAATCAGACAACAGATTTCAGCAGAAGCAAGTCAGCATGGTTGGGCATACATCCATGCTCAGCTAGCATCGGTTGATCCAGAGTCTGCGCAACGGATTCACCCAAATGACCCTCAACGGTTGCAGCGAGCATTAGAGGTTTATCGAAGTTCGGGGAAAACCATGACCCAGTTTCGACGAGAACAGCAGTTTCAGCGGCAAAGTTTTCCTTATCACGTTATAAGTTTGGCTGTGGCGCCCAAAGAGCGCAAAGTCTTGCATCAGCGAATTGAAAAGCGTTTTTTGCAAATGATTGATCAAGGCTTTTTGACAGAAGTAACAGCGCTTAGACAACGCGCTGACCTTAACTGTAACCTGCCATCAATTCGTTCGGTGGGTTATCGCCAGGCTTGGGAATATTTGGCGGGGGAACTAAGCTATGAAGAGATGATCGAAAAAGGCATTGTTGCTACACGTCAGCTGGCGAAGCGTCAATTTACCTGGTTGCGCAGTTGGCCTAAGCTGCACTGGTTTGACAGCCTTGATCAGGATTTACCGGCCCAGACCTTGAAATTTGTGGAGCAGGCACTTATATAG
- a CDS encoding ATP phosphoribosyltransferase regulatory subunit — protein sequence MTIADRWLLPDGIDEVLPPAAMQIEQLRRKLLDLYHCWGYDLVIPPHLEYLESLQAGAGHDLDLQTFKIIDQLTGRLLGLRADTTPSVARMDAHTLKREGPVRLCYAGSVFHTKPCSLAASRSPIQVGAELYGHSGIASDVEVISLMLETLNSLTIQNVYLDMGHVGIFRGLVAQAQLSEERQQELFDILQRKDATELADFVANYVDDVDVANMLLALPELSGDFDTLKQARTVLSNANENVHNAIRTLEQVGLAVRQFSSSLTIYFDLCELRGYNYHTGILFAAYVPGQGQAVAQGGRYDGIGKVFGRSRPATGFSSDLKVLLDLIAPSEPADNAIWAPIDVPFEAVQALRAQGERVVRELPDQVQQPKELGCNRKLQLINESWQIAPF from the coding sequence ATGACAATTGCAGATCGTTGGTTATTGCCGGACGGTATAGATGAGGTGTTACCGCCTGCAGCAATGCAAATTGAACAGCTAAGGCGAAAACTTCTCGACCTTTACCATTGCTGGGGTTATGACCTGGTTATTCCTCCTCATCTTGAGTATCTAGAGTCCCTCCAAGCAGGAGCGGGCCATGATCTTGATTTACAAACCTTTAAAATAATTGATCAACTAACTGGGCGGTTATTAGGGTTACGTGCTGATACTACGCCTTCTGTAGCAAGAATGGATGCACATACCTTAAAACGAGAAGGTCCGGTTAGACTGTGTTATGCAGGCAGTGTTTTTCATACCAAGCCTTGTTCGTTGGCTGCTTCTCGTAGCCCAATTCAGGTGGGAGCAGAGTTATATGGCCATTCTGGTATAGCCAGTGATGTTGAGGTCATTAGCTTAATGTTGGAAACACTGAATAGCTTAACTATTCAAAATGTTTATTTGGATATGGGCCATGTGGGGATTTTTCGTGGCTTAGTGGCTCAAGCCCAATTATCTGAAGAGCGTCAGCAAGAATTGTTTGATATTTTGCAGCGTAAAGATGCTACGGAGCTAGCGGACTTTGTAGCTAATTATGTTGATGATGTTGATGTAGCCAATATGTTGTTGGCTCTACCTGAGTTATCAGGTGATTTTGATACATTGAAACAGGCAAGAACTGTTTTATCAAATGCCAATGAAAATGTGCACAATGCTATTCGCACGCTTGAACAAGTGGGTTTAGCTGTTCGTCAGTTTAGTTCGTCGCTAACGATTTACTTCGACCTGTGTGAGTTAAGAGGTTATAACTACCATACAGGTATTTTATTTGCGGCTTATGTACCAGGCCAAGGACAAGCAGTTGCCCAGGGTGGCCGTTATGATGGTATTGGTAAAGTATTTGGTCGCTCTCGTCCAGCAACAGGATTTAGTTCTGACTTAAAAGTATTGCTTGATTTAATAGCACCTTCAGAGCCTGCTGATAATGCGATTTGGGCGCCTATTGATGTGCCGTTTGAAGCAGTCCAGGCATTGCGAGCTCAGGGTGAAAGGGTTGTTAGAGAACTACCAGACCAAGTACAGCAGCCAAAAGAGTTAGGGTGCAATCGAAAACTACAGCTTATAAATGAGAGCTGGCAAATAGCTCCATTTTGA